TCGATGGGGACTGTGGACATCAGTGGGGAACCAGGGAATTGGTGAGGACACCAGTGGGGACTGGGGAGTTGGTGGAGACTTTAATGGGGACCGGGGACATTAATGGGGACCAGGGAATCGGTGGGGACATTAATGGGGACTGGGGACATCAGTGGGGACCAGGGAACTGATGGGGACCTCAGTGGGAAGTGGGGACATCAATGCGGACTGGAGATACCAATAGGGAGTGGAGACATTGTTGGGGACTGGGGACATCATTGGAGACCAGGGAAttggtggggacaggggacatcGGTAGGGACGTTGATGGGGACTGTGGACATCAGTGGGGACTGGGGAGTTGGTGGAGACTTTAATGGGGACTGGGGACATCAGTGGGGACCAGGGAACTGATGGGGACATCAATGCGGACTGGAAACATCAGTAGGGAGTGGAGACATTGTTGGGGACTGGGGACATCGTTGGGGACCAGGAAATCGGTGGGGACATCAGTGGAAACTGGGACATTGGTAGGGAGTGGGGACATTAATGGGGGCCAAGGAATTGGTGGGGACATCGGTGGGGACATTAATGGGGACTGGGGACATCAGTGGGGACCAGGGAATTGGTGAGGACACCAGTGGGGACCGGGGACGTCGTCATGGCCTGGGGACACCGTGGTGGCTGTGGTTCTCACCGTCGTGACCCAGCAGCGCGTGGCAGTTGTAGATGCGCTGCGTGGTGGCCCAATCGTGGCCGCGCTCGTGGAAACCGCCCAGCGAGAGCCAAACACCGCAGTCCCTGCGGAGTGCGACCCAGAGTCACTGCGGCGCCACCGGGAATGGGGGACCTTACAGGTGGTACCACCAGGAACGGGGACCGCGTGGCTGCGGTGGTGCCGGTACCTGGCGAGCTGAGCGTAGCGGCCCATGAGGTCCCCATCGAGGGGTTCGGCCATGCTGAGTGTCTGTGCGGCGTCGCGGCCGATGAAGTCGAAGGCCTCAGGGAGGAAGACGAGGCCGGCGCCGCGCTCGGCTGCCTCGCGCACCAGCGCCACGCATGCCGCGAAGTTCTGCTCCTTGTCTGGCGTCGAGGTCACCTGGGCCACCGCCACCAGCGGCTTCAGCGCCGGCGCAGATGATGCCATCGAGGAGCTGCGGTGCAGAGCAGGCGTCACCGAGGCCACCAGTAGCCACCCAGGGCCACCGGTAGCCACTCAGGGCCATGAGCATCTCCTCCGGGCCACCATCAGCCCCCCGTGGCCACCATCAGCCCTCCGTGGCCACCACTGCCACCCCTCCCCGCATACCCTGGGCTTGCGGAGCTGCAGGGGCATCTCAGGGGGCGCAGGGGGGTCCGGGGCAGCACCCGCAGCCTAGAGGGACCCGGGGTGGGAGAGGGGCACACAGCCCCAACTGCCCCAGCCCCCTCCCTCAAactgcccccagcccccctcaAACTGCCCCCAACTGCCCCATctcccccaaactgcccccaggcccccccaaaCTGGCCCAAGCCCCTTCAAACTGCTTCAGCCCCCCACAAGctgcccccagtccccccaactgcccccagcccccctcaAACTgtcccagccccccaaaactgtccccagtccccccaaCTTTCCCATCTCCCACAAactgcccccagcccccccaacTGCCCCAGCCCCCCTCAAactccctcagctcctccaaactgcccccagtccccccaaactgcccccagcccccctcaaactgcctcagctcctccaaactgcccccagtccccccaaactgcccccagccccccaaaactgcccccagtccccctcaaACTGCCCCAACCCCACAAAAACTGCCCCCACACCTCTCAAAACTGCCTCAACCCCTCCCAACTGCCTCATTTGCCTCAAAtaccccctccccacccctctgccccccccctttttccacTGCCCCCCATCCTCGTACATTCCCTGCCGGCGGCACCGAGGGGACACGGGCAAAGTCCCGCCCGCAGCAAAGATGGCGCTGTCCCCGCTTCACGCTGCCCTCTTCAAAGATGGCATCACCGCCCCGCTGTCCTCTCCCAAGATGGCGCCTCCTTCGCTTCACTTTGCCCTCTTCCAAGATGGCGCCAAGCCCTTCCCGCTCACGCTGCCCTCTCCCAATATGGCGCCCCCCCCGTTTCAAAGATGGCGCACAGAGCTCGGGGGTGAGGGGGTGAGCCCCCTGTTTCCGGTTTGCGCCGGAAAACTCCGTATCGGGGCGGGAACATGGCGGACAGCAGCAAGGGTCGCGCCGCGGCGGCGGCCGGGAGGGGCCTGGTGGCGGAGCAGGTCCGGGGGGGTCCTGGGCACTGGAGGGGGCTGGATAAATGGaggaggggtcctggggactggggggggggggctggatAATGGGaggaggggtcctggggactcgggggggggggctggatAATGGGaggaggggtcctggggacggggggggggcTGGATGATGGGaagaggggtcctggggacTGGCGGGGGGGGGTCTGGATAATGGGaggaggggtcctggggacTGAGGGGGGGGGGCTGGATAATGGGaggaggggtcctggggactggggggggggtctggaTAATGGGaggaggggtcctggggactggggggggggagctGGATAATGGGaggaggggtcctggggactggggggggggtctggaTAATGGGAGGAGGGGTTCTGGGCATTGGGGTGTGGCACTTGGGCACAGATTGGGGGCGTCCTGGGTGCTCGGGGGGGGGTCTGGGCACTGGGGGGGGTTGTGTGGACAATGGGCCATGGGGAGTCCTGGATATATGGGGGAGCTCTCAGATATTTGGGAGCATCTCAGGCAGAGCTTTGGTTCTGGAGAGGGGATAGAGAGGAGGCACAGGGCCTTGCCGGGGGGACAGTGGGCACTGGGGGgttcccttgtccctgagggggggtccccattgCCCCTGGAGGGGTCCCATCGCTGTCCCCGTCGCCGCAGGTGGTGGCGCGGTTTAACCAGCTGCGCCAGGAGCAGCGCATCCTGGCTTCGAAAGTGGCGGAGTTGGAGCTGGACCTGAACGAGCACAGGTGGGAATGGGCTGAGCGGAGATCTGGGGGGACCccggaggtggggggggggggtggggtgagCCTTCATTTCTTCaccccttcttcctcttcctcttcttcctcgcAGCCTGGTGATCGAGACCCTGCGGGAGGCAGATCCCACACGGAAGTGTTTCCGGATGGTGGGAGGCATCTTGGTGCAACATACGGTGAAGGAGGTGTTGCCGGCGTTGGAGAGCAACCGCGAACAGGTGAGGGGGTGTTAGgaccccccccgggacccctgGATTTCCCCCTCGGGACAGTCTGGGCCGCCTGAATTCTCCCCCAGGACAGCGCAGGACCCCTGGATTCCACCCCTTAGGGAAGTGCAGGACCCCAGCGTTCCCCCCCAGGACAGCCTGGGAGCCCCGTATTCCCCCACAGACGTCCCCCCCAAGCCCCTGGACTTGCCCCCCAGGATTCCTCTGTTCCTGCTGAGACTCCTGCGTGCCCCCCGGCACCCCTGGTTTCCCTCCAGCACCCCTAGATTCCTCCTGGATTCTCCCTGGCAACACCCAAGGATccttcagatccctctggattCCCCTCAGGAGCCCTGTGTTCCCCTCAGATGCCCCCCCAGGACCTTTGGATTACCTTCAGCACTCCCGAActtcccccaggaccccttgTTTTTTCCGGGGACCCCCTGGATTCCTCCCAGGAGTGCCCTGTATTCCCCCTGGGACCCCTGGATTCCTCCCAGGACAGCACAGGACCCCAGCATTCCCCCCCAGGACAGCCTGGGAGCCCCGTATtcccccacagacccccccccaagcccctgGACTTGCCCCCCAGGATTTCTCCGTTCCTGCTGAGACTCCTGCGTGCCCCCCGGCACCCCTGGTTTCCCGCCAGCACCCCTAGATTCCTCCTGGATTCTCCCTGGGAACCTTCAGATCTccttcagatccctctggattCCTCTCAGGACTCCTGTGTTCCCCTCAGATGCCCCCCCAGGACCTTTGGATTACCTTCAGCACTCCCGAActtcccccaggaccccttgTTTTTTCCGGGGACCCCCTGGATTCCTCCCAGGAGTGCCCTGTATTCCCCCTGGGACCCCTGGATTCCTTCCAGGAGTGCCCTGTATTCCCCCTGGGACCCCTGGATTCCTCCCAGGACAGCACAGGACCCCGGCATTCCCCCCAGGACCACCTGGGAGCCCTGTATTCCCCCACAGAGAGCCCCAAACCCCTGAACATCCCCCTGGATTTGCCCCCCCCCGGATTTCTCCGTTCCTGCTGAGACTCCTGCGTGCCCCCCGGCACCCCTGGTTTCCTTCCAGCACCCCTAGATTCCTCCTCGATTCTCCCTGGGAACCTTCAGATCTccttcagatccctctggattCCTCTCAGGACCCCTGTGTTCCCCTCAGATGCCCCCCCAGGACCTATGGATTACCTTCAGCACTCCCTAATttcccccaggaccccttgTTTTTTCCAAGGACCCCCTGTATTCCTCCCAGGAGTGCCCTGTATTCCCCCTGGGACCCCTGGATTCCTCCCAGGAGCGCCCTGTATTCCCCCTGGGACCCCTAGATTCCGCATGGGCTCCCCTGAATgccccctctccttcccaatTCTGGGATCCATTGCTGACCACCGCCTTCCCGGCTTTCTTCTTGGCCCCCCCCCATAGATCACGAAGGTCACAGAGTCGCTGTCGCGACAGCTGCAGGCGAAGGGTCGGGAGCTGAGCGAATTCCGGGAGCAGCACAACATCCGCTTGGTGGGCGAAGACGACCCCAAACACTCCTCGAAAGAGGGGGCCGAGGGGGGGGCCAAGGGCGGCAGTGCCGGTGTTTTGGTCTCCTgacgcccccccccccgttgTTATTTACTGTTTGCTCCTTTCCCCCCAGTTCTCTTCTTTGGTTAAATTAAACTCATTTCAGTCACTTCGGCAGCTGCTGTTTCCTGGGGGGGAGGAtagggggggaagggggggggaaaggaaaagggggtGCAGCCTTCACCGCTGTCCCTGTCACCAGGGGGAGGTGACACTTTGGAGTGGAAGGACAGCTTTAAGTTGGGCTCGGCTACTGGATTCTTGGTGTGGCTACTGAAAATGCTCCAGGGGTGCAGTGTTGTTGCTCCTCTGTCCTCCGTGTCACCCCCCTGTCCCCAAATCACCCTCCTGTGACCCCTCTGTCaccctcccaacccccctgttaCCCTGGCCATCAGCCCTGTGTCCTTCTGTCCCCAAATCACCCCCCTGTCACCCTGGCAATCACCCCTGAGCCCCCCCGTCCCCAAATCACCCTTCTGTCaccctcccaacccccctggCACCCTGGCAATcacccctgagccccccccgTCCCCAATTCACCCCCCTGTGACCCCTCTGTCACCTTCCCACCCCTCCTGTCACCCTGAACCCCCTTGTCCCCAAATCACCTCCTTGTCACCCGCTGACCACCCGTGTCACCCCCCTGGTCAACCGTGTCACCCTCATGACTCCCCCCATCAACCCTGTCCCCACATCACCTCCCTGTCACCCCCCCGTCCCCTCCTGCTGTCCCCCCATCCTTCCCTGTCacccccccttcacccccttTTGTCCCTATAACCCCACCGTCCTCCTCTCCCCATCGctctgtgtcccctctgtgtcccccatccctcctgtcACCCCCCCACACCTCCCCGCTCCCCTTTGTCCCCTTGGGACATGGCGGGGGACGTATGTGACCGTCACggtgtccctgtccccgtgtccccaagcCCGGTGTGTGCCGGCGTGTGCCGGTGCGTGCCGGTACGTGGCACCCAGACTGGGGGGGACCGGGACGCGGTGTTGACTGTAAACAGCCCCCGCCCGTGCGTCACCGCCACATCCCCATATAACGGGGGGGGACACACTGGGCACacaggggacactggggacgATGGTGGGGGGCACGCggctggcagaggctgagcGAGAGGCCATGCTGGGGGCCGTGCACGGCGTCTCGGGGCCTGGTATTgtgggggggggacagggggacatgggggacgtggggggacagggggacatggggggacagggggacatgggggaacagggggacatgggcagggggggacatggggggacatgggacatgggggggcagggggggacatggggggacatgggacacggggggcagggggggacatggggggacagggacatgggggggcagggggggacatgggggtacAGGGGTTGGGGACAGCAAAGCTTGGAGACGGGAGATGAAGGGATGGGGTTTGGGATGGGGGAAATGAGtgaaggttgtggagaggggacaggggacaggattGGGGACGGGGGTTGGGGACATGGGACAGggttggggacaggggacagggttGGGGACATGGGACGGGgttggggacatgggatggggttggggacaggggacagggttggggacaggggatggggttggggacatggGACAGGGTTGGGGACGGGTTGGGGACaggggatggggttggggacaggggacagggttggggacatgggacagggttggggacaggggacaggattGGGGACGGGTTGGGGACaggggatggggttggggacaggggacagggttggggacatgggacagggttggggacaggggacaggattGGGGACGGGTTGGGGACaggggatggggttggggacatgggacagggttggggacatgggacagggttggggacaggggacaggattGGGGACGGGTTGGGGACaggggatggggttggggacatggGACAGGGTTGGGGACATGGGACAGGGTTGGGGACAGGATTGGGGACGGGTTGGGGACaggggatggggttggggacagggGACGGGGTTGGGGACaggggatggggttggggacatggGACAGGGTTGGGGAcgggatggggttggggacatgggacaggggttggggacatgggggacaggggTTGGGGACAGCAAAGCTTGGAGATGAGGAGATGAGGGGATGGGGTTTGGGATGGGGGAAATGAGtgaaggttgtggagaggggacaggggacaggattGGGGACAGGTGACACAGTTGGGGACGGGGGGGAAAGGGgtggaggggacaggggaggTTGGGGGTGGCACTGGTGGCTGAGTCAGGGCAACGGTGGCTCTATTGGGGTGACAGGGACTGGGTCGAGGTGCTGGTGGCCATGCGAGGGTGACATTGGCCGTGCAGGGGTGACAGTGGCCACAGCAGGGTGACATTGGCCATGTGGGGGTGACAgtggctgtgctggggtggTGATGGCTGGGTTGAGGTGACATTGGCTGTGTCAGGGTGACGGTGGCCACACTGGGGTGACGGTGGCCGCCCTGGGGTGATGGTGGCCACACTGGGGTGACGGTGGCTGCCCTGGGGTGACAGTGGCCGCCCTGGGGTGACAGTGGCCGCCCCGCAGTGGTGACGGCCACCCGCATGGCGGGGGCGGCCATGTACGAGCTGGTGCGCGTGGGCCACGCGGAGCTGGTGGGGGAGATCATCCGCCTGGAGGGGGACACGGCCACTCTGCAGGTCTACGAGGAGACCTGTATCCTGCCCactgtccccaatgtccccaagtGTCCTCCCCCGGACCCCCAACCTGCCTCGTcctcccatcctgtccccccccgttcccctcatcccactgtccccattgtcccccatcccactgtccCCAGTGTTCCCCATCCTACCCCATCGTCCccatcccactgtccccattgtccccatcccaccccattgtccccatcccactgtccccatcatccccatccccctgttcccattgtcccccatcccaccccattgTCCgctgtccccattgtccccatccccctgtccccattgtccccatcccactgtccccatcatccgcatccccatccccctgtccccattgtcccctatcccaccccattgtccccatctccctgtcccc
This window of the Cuculus canorus isolate bCucCan1 chromosome 28, bCucCan1.pri, whole genome shotgun sequence genome carries:
- the PFDN2 gene encoding prefoldin subunit 2; the encoded protein is MADSSKGRAAAAAGRGLVAEQVVARFNQLRQEQRILASKVAELELDLNEHSLVIETLREADPTRKCFRMVGGILVQHTVKEVLPALESNREQITKVTESLSRQLQAKGRELSEFREQHNIRLVGEDDPKHSSKEGAEGGAKGGSAGVLVS